One window from the genome of Pedobacter schmidteae encodes:
- a CDS encoding SusC/RagA family TonB-linked outer membrane protein — protein MNRKLIKPLQILILAMVLISFFPQGSRAQEARTITGKVTDAATKVSLPGVSVKVKGTTIGVSTTSEGTYSLKVKVGEVLLFSFIGYENKEVTIGTENKLDVTLKESAADLKEVVVTALGITRKTKSLTYATQQLNNADLTNVKEPSGNVMNSLSGKIAGAVVTPAATGPGGAARVVLRGNRSIIGNNNALIVVDGVPVDNTMTTEQGGGGSANTPATQQKSTASGYSGSDGAASINPEDVESITVLKGPAAAALYGSRAANGALIITTKKGKSGKVSISYNGGLTMDKALMLMDFQNTYGQGNGGVKGASAAGSWGAPATTYKNNVRDFYETGTTINNSVNISGGTDKIQGYASYSNNAIGGIVPNNKLDRNTLNMRLNTEILPGLTTDLKVTYVNQKIKNKPRLGDNGVTNEVLIMPRDMSSETLKNFETINPATNQPQPIYWTNSGSFQNPYWDVNRTALNEERNRIMLVGSAKYQIKEWLSLQARYSLDRYDDKITGSFYAGTLPISTLPGGRYQENLVNKWERNIDVLLSGNNKIGQDFGISYNIGGSLLNSSGYNTQSLANGLRVPNVFNLNFATTPAFTNIVAKKEIQSVYGNAELNYKQMLYLDANARNDWSSTLPSPHSYFYPSVGLSGILSEIFELPEWLNFAKVRGAYTQVGNDADPYLLQQTYTYSPGAGGGFIARDQTRYINNLKPEQTKAWEIGAEFRFFKDRLTFDASLYKTNTINQLILIGLPQPSGFNTQYVNAGNVENKGIELMLKGVPLKNDNFKWTSSFNFALNRNKMLSLLPGVPSASLTTATTFASLLIKPGGSYGDLFGHIWEKNENGRYKISSSGLPVVQQLQKIGNFNPDYTLGLNNQFEYKNFDLSFLIDGRVGGTVISGTDAMLGYFGLASYTNAFRDGGLVLPGVLADGSENTKAINAETLWTQVSQGGTNAYAQFFAYSATNFRLRELSLGYKFDIKNSRIKSARVSATGRNLFFFYRGKSLMDIPGIGKRTLPVDPEAAIGTSNYQGIESGILPSTRSFGLNLSVSF, from the coding sequence ATGAACAGGAAACTCATTAAACCATTGCAAATACTAATACTGGCGATGGTTCTCATCTCCTTTTTTCCGCAGGGGAGCAGGGCACAGGAGGCCAGGACTATTACGGGTAAGGTTACTGACGCAGCTACAAAAGTAAGTCTGCCTGGCGTAAGCGTAAAAGTAAAGGGAACCACCATCGGTGTCTCCACTACCTCTGAAGGAACTTATTCCCTGAAAGTAAAAGTGGGAGAGGTATTACTTTTTTCTTTTATAGGTTATGAAAATAAGGAAGTAACCATAGGAACAGAAAATAAACTGGATGTTACCCTTAAAGAGTCGGCTGCAGACCTGAAAGAAGTGGTGGTTACGGCACTTGGTATCACACGTAAAACCAAATCACTTACTTATGCCACCCAACAACTAAACAACGCCGATTTGACCAATGTAAAAGAACCTTCAGGAAACGTAATGAACAGTTTAAGCGGCAAAATTGCCGGTGCAGTGGTTACTCCCGCAGCCACCGGTCCAGGTGGGGCCGCAAGGGTGGTATTGCGCGGCAACAGATCGATCATAGGAAATAATAATGCTTTAATTGTAGTAGATGGAGTGCCAGTTGATAACACCATGACTACTGAACAAGGTGGTGGTGGATCGGCAAATACACCGGCAACCCAGCAAAAAAGTACAGCCAGCGGCTATTCCGGCAGCGACGGAGCTGCCAGCATTAACCCCGAAGATGTAGAATCCATTACTGTGCTGAAAGGTCCCGCAGCAGCAGCCTTATACGGCAGCAGAGCAGCAAATGGTGCCTTGATCATCACCACTAAAAAAGGAAAAAGCGGAAAAGTGTCCATCAGTTACAACGGAGGGCTAACCATGGACAAGGCCCTGATGCTAATGGATTTTCAGAATACCTATGGACAAGGAAACGGTGGGGTAAAGGGAGCATCTGCAGCAGGAAGCTGGGGAGCACCTGCAACAACTTACAAAAACAATGTACGCGATTTTTATGAAACCGGAACAACCATCAACAACTCGGTAAACATATCAGGGGGAACGGATAAAATTCAGGGATATGCTTCATACAGTAATAATGCCATTGGTGGTATCGTACCCAATAACAAACTGGACCGCAATACGCTTAACATGCGTCTGAATACAGAGATTTTACCTGGGTTGACTACCGACTTAAAAGTTACCTATGTGAATCAAAAAATAAAGAACAAACCACGCCTGGGCGATAATGGAGTAACCAATGAAGTATTAATTATGCCAAGGGACATGAGTTCTGAAACGCTAAAAAATTTCGAAACCATAAACCCGGCCACCAATCAGCCGCAACCGATATACTGGACCAATAGCGGGTCTTTTCAGAATCCATACTGGGATGTAAACCGGACGGCATTAAATGAAGAAAGAAACCGGATTATGCTGGTAGGATCTGCTAAATACCAGATCAAAGAATGGCTGTCATTACAGGCCAGATATAGCCTGGATCGGTATGACGATAAAATAACAGGTTCATTTTATGCCGGAACATTGCCCATCAGCACCTTACCAGGCGGGCGTTATCAGGAAAACCTGGTTAATAAATGGGAAAGAAACATAGACGTACTGCTTTCCGGAAATAACAAAATAGGACAAGATTTTGGGATCAGTTATAATATAGGCGGATCGCTATTGAACAGTAGTGGTTACAATACGCAATCGCTGGCCAATGGGCTCCGCGTTCCAAACGTGTTTAACCTCAATTTTGCCACAACCCCGGCCTTTACCAATATTGTGGCAAAAAAAGAGATCCAGTCTGTCTATGGAAATGCTGAATTGAATTATAAGCAAATGTTATATCTGGATGCCAACGCCAGAAACGACTGGTCATCCACACTTCCATCACCACACAGCTATTTTTATCCCTCAGTTGGTTTATCAGGTATCTTATCAGAAATATTCGAATTACCCGAATGGCTCAACTTTGCCAAAGTACGTGGTGCCTATACACAGGTTGGTAACGATGCAGATCCTTATTTACTGCAACAAACCTATACCTACAGCCCGGGCGCAGGTGGAGGATTTATTGCCCGCGACCAAACCAGATATATCAACAACCTAAAACCTGAACAGACCAAGGCCTGGGAGATTGGTGCGGAATTTCGTTTTTTTAAGGACCGGTTAACTTTCGATGCCTCCCTGTATAAAACCAATACCATCAACCAGCTGATCCTGATCGGGCTGCCGCAACCTTCGGGCTTCAATACACAATATGTAAATGCAGGAAATGTAGAAAACAAGGGGATTGAACTGATGCTTAAAGGTGTACCACTGAAAAACGACAATTTCAAATGGACCAGCAGTTTTAATTTTGCATTAAACAGGAATAAAATGCTATCGCTTTTACCGGGTGTCCCATCGGCCAGCCTAACAACTGCAACAACCTTTGCCAGTTTACTGATTAAACCGGGAGGATCTTATGGCGATCTTTTCGGGCATATCTGGGAGAAAAATGAAAATGGGCGTTACAAGATCAGCAGCAGCGGTCTACCGGTAGTTCAACAGCTGCAAAAGATCGGGAACTTTAATCCTGATTATACCCTGGGCCTCAACAACCAGTTCGAATACAAAAATTTTGACCTCTCCTTCCTGATCGATGGAAGGGTAGGCGGAACCGTGATTTCCGGTACTGATGCTATGCTTGGCTATTTTGGCCTGGCCAGCTATACCAATGCCTTCAGGGATGGAGGGCTTGTGCTTCCCGGTGTTTTAGCTGATGGAAGTGAAAATACCAAAGCTATCAATGCTGAAACGCTCTGGACACAGGTATCGCAAGGCGGAACCAATGCCTATGCGCAGTTTTTTGCCTATAGCGCAACAAATTTCAGGTTAAGAGAACTATCCCTTGGCTACAAATTTGATATCAAAAACAGCAGGATCAAAAGTGCACGGGTTTCTGCAACAGGAAGAAACCTGTTCTTTTTTTACCGCGGAAAATCTTTAATGGACATACCAGGTATTGGAAAACGCACATTACCCGTTGATCCGGAAGCAGCTATTGGCACCAGTAACTACCAGGGGATTGAAAGTGGAATACTCCCTTCTACACGTAGTTTTGGTTTAAATTTAAGTGTATCGTTTTAA
- a CDS encoding SusD/RagB family nutrient-binding outer membrane lipoprotein encodes MKTSRIYYFIFVLLTVIAGCTKDFDQINTNPAKITEVGSREFGFMFSRAQSAATIHRPYTQTISILMPDLYAQYYALTTTSFTTDRYALNDGWLSRPAIITYVLTMPQLQAIFNNSTPVSEEYALANIMKAYAFHRFTDQYGPVPYFGAGKTGSVIAYDSQETIYDDLFKRLDSAVINLKASTRANVFGAQDLIYGGDISKWVSFANTLRLRMALRISKISPDRAKKEAEAAVLSGVMTTNTQTASIERSLNGDDANGLAFNAANNEFSMSSTMASYLKGYADPRLGIYFQAAINSGQFKGLRNGSSATAINLPGNRPAETSNLGPKWVQINASKTAWTPNLAARQEVMAAAEAYFLRAEGVLNGWNMGGGTAKEYYEKGIELSLQQWGITDMTIIQNYINSAALPAAPGDVANSPAVATTPIKWAATTTGQRAQIGTQKWLAIFPDGIEGWSEFRRTGYPVMYPLLQSDNADLPIGTFIKRLPYSSVEASTNAEGLAGGRKLLGGPDNAATKVWWDVD; translated from the coding sequence ATGAAAACGTCAAGAATATATTACTTCATTTTTGTACTGCTGACCGTAATTGCCGGCTGCACAAAGGATTTTGATCAGATTAATACCAACCCGGCAAAAATAACGGAAGTTGGATCCAGGGAATTCGGATTTATGTTTTCCAGGGCACAATCGGCAGCTACCATACACAGGCCATATACCCAAACCATCTCTATTCTGATGCCAGATTTGTATGCACAATATTATGCATTAACGACCACAAGTTTTACTACAGACAGATATGCCTTAAATGACGGCTGGTTATCCAGGCCCGCCATTATTACCTATGTATTGACCATGCCGCAGCTACAGGCCATTTTTAACAATTCAACTCCTGTTTCGGAGGAGTATGCGCTGGCCAATATCATGAAAGCCTATGCTTTCCATCGTTTTACAGATCAATACGGGCCGGTGCCTTATTTTGGGGCAGGAAAAACGGGCTCTGTAATTGCCTACGACAGTCAGGAAACAATTTACGATGATCTCTTTAAACGCCTGGATTCGGCGGTGATCAACCTTAAAGCCAGCACCCGGGCAAATGTTTTTGGAGCCCAGGATTTAATTTATGGGGGTGATATCAGTAAATGGGTTAGCTTTGCCAATACATTGCGTTTGAGGATGGCACTAAGGATCTCGAAGATCAGTCCCGACAGAGCCAAAAAAGAAGCCGAAGCGGCAGTATTGAGTGGGGTAATGACCACCAATACACAAACCGCCAGTATTGAAAGATCGTTAAACGGAGATGACGCTAACGGGCTTGCTTTCAATGCTGCAAATAACGAGTTCAGTATGAGCTCAACCATGGCCTCTTATCTAAAAGGTTATGCAGATCCCAGATTGGGTATTTATTTTCAAGCTGCAATAAACAGCGGACAGTTTAAGGGCTTAAGGAATGGCTCGTCGGCTACAGCAATCAATCTGCCAGGCAACAGACCTGCAGAAACGTCTAACCTGGGGCCAAAATGGGTACAGATCAACGCCAGTAAAACAGCCTGGACTCCTAACCTAGCGGCAAGACAGGAGGTAATGGCCGCTGCCGAAGCCTATTTTTTAAGGGCTGAAGGCGTTTTGAACGGATGGAATATGGGTGGAGGCACTGCAAAAGAATACTACGAAAAAGGGATAGAATTGAGCTTGCAGCAATGGGGCATTACCGACATGACCATCATTCAGAATTATATCAATTCAGCTGCTTTGCCTGCTGCTCCGGGCGATGTAGCCAATTCTCCGGCCGTGGCTACAACACCAATCAAATGGGCAGCAACCACAACCGGGCAACGTGCACAGATCGGAACACAAAAATGGCTGGCCATATTTCCCGATGGGATTGAGGGCTGGTCGGAATTCCGCCGAACCGGTTACCCGGTCATGTATCCCTTGCTGCAATCGGACAATGCCGACCTACCGATTGGTACCTTTATTAAACGCCTGCCTTATTCTTCAGTTGAAGCCTCAACAAATGCCGAAGGTTTGGCCGGGGGCAGAAAGCTGCTTGGCGGCCCCGATAATGCAGCAACAAAGGTATGGTGGGACGTAGATTAA
- a CDS encoding S9 family peptidase, with protein sequence MNKLILNFMVLGVLITSSARLKAQHLPRVFSGQQEDLIALDLKKAAKAAASRLKLPSSKSDWERYKQNLKLKIGQSAGIYINHNLPLKMQQTAELQMEGFSIKNILFQTRPGVYATANLYVPNGQGPFPAVVVTHGHWPDARRSELFQSVAQVLASAGYVALTIDAWGAGERCTEDGRQEYHGANLGASLMNAGESLLGMQLSDNIRAIDLLCELGYVDKNHIGATGASGGGNQTMWLAALDERVKAAIPVVSVGTFQSYIMNSNCVCELLPEGLTFTEEAAVLGMIAPRALKIFSARNDTNKSFFPSEMLKSYTAAVPVFDFYRTKNKIAYQIFDTGHGYWPEMRDAMLGWFDLQLKQKGDGTAVRSTKVKPLPAAELVTFKQGQRPATITTTAEFCRDQENGLHKQLIDKPVWDARTKVKALKQILGMGTPAALKNVKSAGFENGWEKLILKNTTGAEVPILFKAPAKGSHYTIMNHSGGKDSIPAMDIKALTDKGQGIVLVDLWGTGEQRSDTAIKIDGALPPFHTLSRSTLWLGRTIMGNWIQDIQIVDSWLKQKDKKRVLQIYGYKETGVAGLLYTVFNEAQQVTLVDAPYSYRFDERKGIDFYNMAIHIPGMLKWGDISLVAALSDTSVLFREARSMSGRPINDEQKKRIVAEFNTLRKYTQNKKTLTFTEINTN encoded by the coding sequence ATGAACAAACTGATTTTAAATTTTATGGTTTTGGGCGTATTGATCACCAGCTCTGCGAGACTAAAGGCACAGCACTTACCCAGAGTTTTTTCTGGCCAACAGGAAGACCTTATAGCTTTAGATTTGAAAAAAGCAGCGAAGGCTGCTGCTTCGAGATTAAAGTTGCCCTCATCTAAATCAGATTGGGAACGATACAAGCAAAACCTTAAACTCAAAATCGGACAAAGTGCAGGCATATATATTAACCATAACTTGCCTTTAAAAATGCAACAGACCGCTGAGCTACAAATGGAGGGCTTCAGCATTAAAAATATCCTTTTCCAAACCAGGCCTGGTGTTTATGCCACCGCAAATCTATATGTACCAAATGGCCAGGGTCCTTTTCCCGCAGTTGTGGTCACACATGGTCACTGGCCTGATGCACGTCGTTCGGAACTGTTTCAATCTGTTGCGCAGGTGTTGGCCAGCGCTGGATACGTAGCCCTGACAATAGATGCCTGGGGTGCCGGCGAAAGATGCACAGAAGATGGAAGACAAGAATATCATGGCGCCAATTTAGGCGCATCATTAATGAATGCAGGAGAATCTTTACTGGGTATGCAGCTTAGCGATAACATCCGTGCAATTGACCTCCTGTGTGAACTGGGATATGTAGACAAAAACCATATCGGTGCTACAGGCGCTAGCGGAGGTGGTAACCAGACCATGTGGCTCGCTGCACTAGACGAAAGGGTTAAGGCAGCTATCCCGGTAGTAAGTGTGGGTACATTTCAATCGTACATCATGAACAGCAACTGTGTTTGCGAACTGCTGCCTGAAGGACTGACCTTTACTGAAGAAGCTGCTGTATTGGGGATGATTGCACCTCGGGCACTGAAAATTTTTAGCGCGAGGAACGATACCAATAAATCTTTCTTCCCTTCGGAAATGCTAAAAAGTTATACTGCTGCAGTTCCTGTATTTGATTTCTATCGTACCAAAAACAAGATTGCCTATCAAATTTTTGATACCGGCCATGGTTACTGGCCCGAAATGAGGGATGCGATGCTGGGCTGGTTTGATCTTCAGTTGAAGCAAAAAGGAGATGGAACAGCGGTTAGGTCGACAAAAGTAAAACCTCTGCCAGCAGCGGAACTGGTCACATTTAAACAAGGACAGCGGCCAGCCACAATTACAACTACCGCAGAATTTTGCCGGGACCAGGAAAACGGGCTGCATAAACAACTCATCGATAAACCTGTATGGGATGCCAGAACCAAAGTGAAAGCATTAAAACAGATACTAGGTATGGGTACGCCTGCCGCACTGAAAAATGTAAAATCTGCGGGCTTTGAAAACGGGTGGGAAAAACTGATACTGAAAAACACGACAGGCGCTGAGGTCCCCATACTTTTTAAAGCCCCGGCCAAAGGCAGTCACTATACAATAATGAATCATTCGGGTGGCAAGGATAGTATTCCCGCTATGGATATCAAAGCCTTGACTGATAAGGGGCAGGGGATAGTGCTGGTAGATTTATGGGGAACAGGAGAACAACGCTCTGATACCGCCATTAAGATTGATGGCGCTTTACCTCCCTTTCATACCCTTTCCAGATCCACATTGTGGCTAGGTCGCACAATAATGGGCAATTGGATACAGGATATCCAAATTGTAGACAGCTGGTTAAAACAAAAAGATAAAAAGCGGGTACTCCAGATTTACGGCTACAAAGAAACTGGAGTTGCTGGATTATTATATACAGTATTTAACGAGGCGCAGCAGGTAACCCTGGTTGATGCTCCTTACAGCTATAGATTTGATGAACGAAAGGGTATTGACTTTTATAACATGGCCATCCACATTCCAGGTATGCTAAAATGGGGCGATATATCCTTAGTCGCCGCGTTATCGGATACCTCAGTCTTATTTAGAGAAGCAAGAAGTATGTCGGGCAGGCCAATAAATGACGAACAAAAAAAGAGAATTGTTGCAGAGTTTAACACTTTAAGAAAGTATACACAAAACAAGAAAACTTTAACATTTACGGAAATTAATACCAATTAA
- a CDS encoding Gfo/Idh/MocA family protein yields MKSNRRSFLKYTGVIGLGATATPLLNACSIVKPGSNEQLEYIRKSAIRNQTQRFNMCGYAAPKIDTVRIGFIGLGNRGSAAVERVSYIEGVSINGLCDLRAERASISKARIKTSGHNPAFYTGTEESWKELCEHADIDLIYIATPWELHTPIALYAMEQGKHVAVEIPAATSIDDCWRLVEMSEKTRKHCVMLENCCYDFFELLTLNMARQGFFGEIIHCEGAYIHDILEGLFDKEKRYDFWRLKENAKRNGNLYPTHGLGPVCQVLDINRGDRMDFLVSVSSNDFMMQQLAEKRVAEDDSFKTYVGKPFRGNMNTTTIKTQKGKTIMLQHDVTSPRPYSRIHLLSGTKGTAQKYPLAPRIATSHDGWLDDAEFKKLETQYTPAITKKLGDLAKEIGGHGGMDFLMDWRLIDCLRNGLPMDMDVYDAAAWSSIGPLSEWSVANRSGSINIPDFTLGAWKSNKPVDISLSAGGTTGVRKV; encoded by the coding sequence ATGAAAAGTAATCGCAGAAGCTTTTTAAAATATACGGGTGTAATTGGCCTTGGTGCTACTGCTACACCTCTCTTAAATGCATGCAGCATAGTAAAACCCGGGAGTAATGAACAATTAGAATATATCCGTAAATCGGCAATCCGGAACCAGACGCAACGGTTCAATATGTGTGGTTATGCCGCACCGAAAATTGATACCGTACGTATTGGCTTTATAGGCTTAGGCAATCGCGGCTCGGCTGCCGTTGAGCGTGTAAGCTATATAGAGGGGGTCAGCATTAATGGTTTATGTGATCTGCGGGCCGAGCGGGCTTCAATTTCAAAAGCAAGAATTAAAACGAGCGGACACAATCCGGCATTTTATACCGGAACCGAAGAGAGCTGGAAAGAACTATGCGAGCATGCGGATATTGACCTGATCTACATTGCAACCCCGTGGGAGTTGCACACACCGATTGCATTGTACGCCATGGAACAAGGCAAACATGTGGCCGTTGAGATCCCTGCGGCAACCAGCATTGACGACTGTTGGCGTTTGGTAGAAATGTCAGAAAAAACCAGGAAGCATTGTGTGATGCTGGAAAATTGCTGTTATGACTTCTTTGAATTACTAACACTGAATATGGCAAGACAAGGCTTTTTCGGAGAAATTATTCATTGTGAAGGCGCTTACATTCATGATATTCTGGAGGGGCTGTTTGACAAAGAGAAAAGGTACGACTTCTGGCGGTTAAAGGAAAATGCCAAAAGAAATGGGAATCTGTACCCCACACATGGACTTGGCCCGGTATGCCAGGTACTGGATATCAACCGCGGCGACCGGATGGACTTCCTGGTTTCTGTATCCTCCAATGATTTTATGATGCAACAACTGGCCGAAAAGAGAGTAGCCGAAGACGATTCTTTCAAAACATATGTTGGCAAACCTTTCCGTGGTAATATGAACACCACAACGATAAAGACACAAAAAGGTAAAACCATTATGCTTCAGCATGATGTAACTTCGCCACGACCCTATTCGCGTATACACCTGCTAAGCGGAACCAAAGGCACTGCACAGAAATATCCACTTGCACCCAGAATCGCTACAAGCCACGATGGTTGGCTAGACGACGCCGAATTCAAAAAGCTTGAAACACAATATACACCTGCCATTACCAAGAAACTAGGTGATCTGGCTAAGGAAATTGGCGGGCATGGTGGAATGGACTTTTTAATGGACTGGCGTCTCATCGACTGTCTAAGAAATGGCCTGCCTATGGATATGGATGTTTATGATGCCGCTGCCTGGAGCTCAATTGGTCCTTTAAGCGAATGGTCGGTAGCTAACCGATCAGGCTCAATTAACATTCCTGATTTTACCTTAGGTGCCTGGAAATCCAATAAGCCTGTAGATATTTCATTAAGTGCAGGTGGCACAACAGGTGTTCGTAAAGTATAG
- a CDS encoding DUF1080 domain-containing protein, which yields MNLNSLKFGATTFAWLLGTALASGQMLTDQSEISLNDLSAFSSPSKTWATASQVTANLKNDNQLKTSSGTGILVNMPEKNLRGTDLLTNAKHGNMIMELDYLMAKGSNSGIYLQGNYEIQLLDSWGIINPSSADNGGIYERWDDNKPEGQKGYGGYAPRQNASKAPGLWQHLKIAFQAPQFDAAGNKTANARILSVELNGVVIHDNVELFGPTRGGLSKETATGSLRFQGDHGAIAFRNIKISKLPKEMLNGGQKGGGGADPIYIDATANTMIRSFVDVNPNARVVHAISVGSPKQIHYSYDLDNGLLVYAWRGDFVDATPMWDGRGNGTSKPRGVRTVFSNKLVPAVAQLSTPQAAWPVDSTGTGFRTKGYVMDNEDRPEFKYNIYHSQVTDAIKVKEDNKGLTRTISIDKPVANLYILLANASKIEELTTGVYMIDGQLYYLTLEETAAKPVIRDVDGRKEMVILLGSKLKYDLSF from the coding sequence ATGAATTTAAACAGTTTGAAGTTCGGGGCAACTACCTTTGCATGGTTGCTGGGAACAGCTTTAGCCTCGGGTCAGATGCTGACAGATCAGTCCGAGATTAGCCTCAATGACCTCTCGGCATTTAGCAGTCCGTCAAAAACCTGGGCAACGGCCAGTCAGGTTACAGCAAATCTAAAGAATGATAATCAGTTAAAAACATCTTCAGGAACAGGTATTTTGGTAAACATGCCTGAAAAAAACCTCAGAGGCACTGATTTACTGACCAACGCAAAACATGGAAACATGATTATGGAGCTCGATTACCTGATGGCAAAAGGATCTAATTCCGGCATCTATCTGCAAGGGAATTACGAAATCCAGTTACTCGATTCCTGGGGTATCATCAATCCATCTTCTGCAGATAATGGCGGTATCTACGAACGTTGGGACGATAACAAACCCGAAGGTCAGAAAGGCTATGGTGGTTATGCCCCCCGTCAAAACGCCAGCAAGGCACCCGGCTTGTGGCAGCATCTAAAAATTGCTTTTCAGGCGCCTCAGTTTGACGCTGCCGGAAATAAAACCGCAAATGCCAGAATCCTTAGTGTAGAGTTGAATGGAGTGGTGATTCACGACAATGTGGAATTATTTGGCCCTACCAGAGGTGGCCTGAGTAAAGAAACAGCTACCGGTAGTCTGCGCTTTCAGGGCGATCACGGTGCAATAGCCTTCAGAAATATAAAAATATCAAAACTGCCTAAAGAAATGCTGAATGGCGGTCAGAAAGGCGGAGGTGGTGCCGATCCCATCTATATCGATGCCACGGCAAACACCATGATCAGGAGCTTTGTTGATGTCAACCCAAATGCAAGAGTAGTCCACGCCATTTCAGTAGGTAGCCCTAAGCAGATTCATTACAGCTACGATCTGGACAACGGACTATTGGTATATGCCTGGCGTGGAGATTTTGTAGACGCCACCCCGATGTGGGATGGCAGAGGAAACGGAACCTCCAAACCACGTGGTGTAAGAACAGTGTTTAGCAATAAATTAGTTCCGGCAGTAGCTCAGCTGAGCACTCCACAGGCAGCATGGCCTGTAGACAGTACAGGAACAGGCTTCCGTACAAAAGGATATGTTATGGATAATGAAGACAGACCTGAATTTAAATACAACATTTATCATAGCCAGGTTACAGATGCCATTAAAGTAAAAGAAGATAATAAAGGCCTCACAAGAACCATCAGCATAGATAAACCTGTAGCAAACCTTTATATATTATTGGCCAATGCTAGTAAAATAGAGGAACTTACAACTGGCGTTTATATGATAGATGGACAGCTTTATTACTTAACGCTTGAAGAGACCGCAGCTAAACCTGTTATCAGGGATGTAGATGGCCGTAAAGAAATGGTCATTCTTCTGGGCAGTAAATTAAAATATGATCTCTCATTCTAA